The Calditrichota bacterium genome includes a region encoding these proteins:
- a CDS encoding T9SS type A sorting domain-containing protein yields the protein MRFLHCFLVILTTLMPLAGAIAVDLDSPHREGVVMFSVWPGYKIELPSEGDLRSGYEPLDRFMDGIGATLVERTFPFCLPPVKDGPDLSLIYNLYFPESVSIADVIHDLSKVEGIELVEPWYIYQTCFEPNDPRRGQQYALQKLQMYSAWDIHRGSRSIVVADVDTGIQYNHPDIAANLWINPGEDLNGNGVIDQDEINNRDDDGNGYRDDFWGWDAMQNDRLPQDSDGHGTHTGGTIAAVTNNGTGVASIGFNISLMVYRAGTGGSIQYGYQGIEYAARNGATAVNCSWGGPGGNDFTRRVVIDANARGCLVVAAAGNDNVDATFYPASYPTVLAVAATDQNDRRAGFSNYGAWVDVSAPGVSIMSTVPTNGYASYQGTSMAAPHVAGLAGLVKSAYEQLTVEELRQLILAGADNIDEQNPNFQGRLGSGRVNAYRSLLLGNRPILTIDTLIIDDSDEGNGNGALDPGESVRLLLTISNGANGQPTEGIQVIALSSDTTIFIAPEPMNFPDLEPGEQVEYRDGYILLNVNESARAHTTWITVVVTAAPGDVRIEREFELLVGHPDILVIDDDEGGNAEETIFESIEAMGLGWARWDVVTKFSPDAVTLEDYPMVVWITGDANPPLDELDRFQLETALYERANIMLIGKRIGDDAENHELLRNYFGAMHREDSAFAIITTGLVGERPVAPDIQLVMSGGGGSDPRISPSTMAPVLGADSLMVYRRAGMEITGLAGVWREDRRTQSRTIYLGFSFESVSNRQSARDEAFRQMFRWFRDGELNNSAPYDPSLPMNYAIEPAFPNPFNSRVRLGYTLPAAARVELAIYDPSGRLVEQLYSGMKASGRHAIQWDANLSPSGIYFFRLTTPGRAPIEERLVLVR from the coding sequence TTGCGCTTCCTCCACTGTTTCCTGGTTATTCTGACGACGCTTATGCCGCTGGCGGGAGCGATCGCCGTCGATCTTGATTCGCCGCACCGTGAAGGTGTGGTGATGTTCAGCGTCTGGCCCGGTTACAAAATCGAACTTCCCTCCGAAGGTGACCTCCGTTCCGGCTATGAACCGCTCGACCGGTTTATGGACGGCATCGGTGCAACCCTTGTCGAGCGCACCTTCCCATTCTGCCTACCACCGGTCAAGGACGGCCCGGACCTCAGCCTGATCTATAACCTCTACTTCCCGGAATCGGTCTCTATTGCCGACGTGATTCATGATCTCTCGAAGGTCGAAGGGATCGAACTGGTCGAGCCGTGGTATATCTATCAGACCTGCTTTGAGCCTAACGACCCTCGTCGCGGTCAGCAGTATGCGCTGCAGAAACTGCAGATGTATTCGGCTTGGGATATCCATCGCGGCAGCCGCAGCATCGTCGTAGCCGATGTCGATACGGGGATCCAATATAACCACCCCGACATTGCTGCGAACCTCTGGATCAATCCCGGCGAAGATTTGAACGGCAACGGCGTCATCGATCAGGATGAGATCAACAACCGCGACGACGATGGCAACGGTTATCGCGATGACTTCTGGGGTTGGGATGCGATGCAGAACGACCGCCTGCCGCAGGACTCGGACGGCCACGGCACCCACACCGGCGGGACGATTGCCGCGGTTACCAATAACGGCACCGGTGTTGCTTCGATCGGATTCAACATCTCTCTAATGGTCTATCGCGCCGGGACCGGCGGATCGATTCAGTATGGTTATCAAGGCATCGAATACGCGGCCCGCAACGGCGCGACAGCGGTGAATTGCTCGTGGGGTGGTCCGGGCGGGAACGACTTCACCCGACGGGTGGTGATCGACGCTAACGCTCGCGGCTGTCTCGTCGTCGCTGCAGCCGGCAACGACAACGTCGATGCGACCTTTTATCCGGCATCCTATCCGACCGTGCTTGCAGTAGCCGCGACCGATCAGAATGACCGCCGCGCGGGCTTCTCGAATTACGGTGCCTGGGTCGATGTCTCGGCTCCGGGGGTCTCAATCATGAGCACCGTCCCGACCAATGGCTATGCGAGTTATCAAGGCACCTCGATGGCCGCCCCGCATGTCGCCGGACTGGCCGGACTGGTTAAGTCGGCCTATGAACAACTCACAGTCGAGGAACTGCGCCAGTTGATCCTCGCCGGCGCCGACAATATCGACGAGCAGAATCCCAACTTCCAGGGCCGGCTCGGTTCCGGCCGGGTCAATGCCTACCGGTCATTGCTGCTTGGCAATCGCCCGATCCTTACCATCGACACCCTGATAATCGACGACAGCGACGAAGGCAACGGCAACGGCGCTCTCGATCCGGGCGAATCGGTGCGTCTTCTTCTGACCATCTCCAACGGCGCCAACGGCCAGCCTACCGAAGGCATTCAGGTCATCGCGCTGAGTTCCGATACGACGATCTTCATTGCCCCCGAACCGATGAACTTTCCCGACCTCGAGCCGGGCGAGCAGGTCGAATACCGTGACGGCTACATTTTGCTGAACGTCAACGAATCAGCTCGCGCCCACACGACCTGGATCACTGTTGTTGTGACGGCAGCCCCCGGCGACGTCCGGATCGAGCGGGAGTTCGAACTTTTGGTAGGGCACCCCGACATCCTCGTGATCGACGACGATGAGGGCGGCAACGCGGAGGAGACCATTTTCGAGTCGATCGAAGCGATGGGCCTGGGCTGGGCACGGTGGGATGTCGTAACGAAGTTCTCGCCTGACGCGGTAACCCTTGAGGATTACCCGATGGTCGTCTGGATAACCGGCGATGCCAACCCGCCGCTTGACGAACTCGACCGCTTCCAACTCGAAACCGCGCTATACGAACGCGCCAATATCATGTTGATCGGCAAGCGGATCGGCGACGATGCCGAGAACCACGAACTGCTGCGCAATTACTTCGGTGCGATGCACCGCGAGGACTCGGCCTTCGCCATTATCACGACCGGACTCGTAGGTGAGCGACCGGTGGCACCCGACATTCAACTGGTAATGTCGGGCGGCGGTGGAAGCGATCCGCGCATTTCGCCCTCGACGATGGCACCGGTCCTGGGGGCCGATAGTCTGATGGTCTATCGTCGTGCCGGGATGGAGATCACCGGCCTGGCCGGCGTCTGGCGCGAAGACCGCCGAACCCAATCGCGGACGATTTACCTCGGCTTTTCATTTGAGTCAGTTAGCAACCGCCAGTCTGCCCGCGACGAGGCCTTTCGGCAGATGTTCCGCTGGTTCCGCGATGGCGAACTGAACAATTCCGCACCATACGATCCGTCATTGCCAATGAACTACGCCATTGAACCGGCCTTTCCCAATCCCTTCAACAGCCGCGTCCGGCTCGGTTACACCCTGCCAGCGGCAGCTCGGGTCGAACTCGCCATTTACGACCCGTCGGGGCGGCTGGTCGAGCAACTATACTCCGGTATGAAGGCTTCCGGACGGCATGCCATTCAGTGGGATGCCAACCTCAGTCCTTCGGGTATTTACTTCTTCCGTTTGACCACACCGGGCCGGGCGCCGATCGAAGAGCGTCTGGTGCTCGTCCGGTGA
- a CDS encoding glycosyltransferase family 2 protein, whose translation MPEPLIAAVIANWNQKDLTLAAVESLFQDGWSNLLVIVIDNGSKDGSVTAISERFPAVRQIVNPGNFGFAKANNQGFELALSSGAEFIFLLNNDAAVASGTLGELHRYLDKHPRCGAVAPYIFYAGTGDLIWFGGGVADLTWGRIGHLAIRQRFNPILHGEVLCGYLTGCAYLVRSRLIVELGGFDPVFGLYSEDVDLSIRHRNAGWELWAIPSARVDHKVSVSAGGPGSPLKAFHLARSTTILMKRYLSPRSWLLLIPAGAVGAFANSLRLIVIGKASSVPAFFQGLWSGLTGRRPPRRFRLEYDGEA comes from the coding sequence ATGCCTGAGCCACTCATTGCGGCCGTCATCGCCAACTGGAATCAGAAGGATCTGACGCTTGCCGCTGTAGAATCACTCTTCCAGGACGGCTGGTCCAATCTCCTTGTAATAGTCATTGACAACGGCTCTAAAGACGGGTCCGTAACCGCGATAAGCGAGCGCTTCCCGGCCGTCCGGCAAATCGTCAATCCGGGCAACTTCGGCTTTGCCAAAGCCAATAATCAGGGCTTTGAACTGGCGTTATCGAGTGGCGCCGAGTTCATATTCCTCCTGAACAATGATGCTGCCGTCGCCTCTGGAACGCTCGGTGAACTGCACCGGTATCTTGACAAACATCCGCGCTGCGGAGCCGTTGCGCCTTATATCTTTTATGCCGGAACCGGCGATCTGATATGGTTCGGCGGCGGGGTTGCCGACCTGACCTGGGGCCGGATCGGCCACCTGGCTATTCGGCAGCGATTCAACCCCATACTGCATGGTGAAGTCCTTTGCGGTTACCTGACCGGTTGTGCCTATTTGGTTCGCAGCCGGTTGATTGTCGAATTGGGCGGGTTTGATCCGGTCTTTGGGCTTTACAGCGAGGATGTCGATCTTTCGATTCGGCATCGCAACGCCGGGTGGGAATTGTGGGCGATACCATCGGCGCGAGTCGATCATAAGGTCTCGGTCTCGGCGGGAGGTCCCGGTTCGCCCCTAAAGGCTTTTCACCTTGCCCGCAGCACGACCATTCTGATGAAGCGATATCTCTCGCCGCGCTCCTGGCTGCTGTTGATTCCAGCCGGAGCGGTGGGGGCATTTGCCAATTCACTCCGCCTGATCGTCATCGGAAAAGCCTCGTCAGTTCCGGCGTTCTTTCAGGGTCTCTGGTCGGGACTAACCGGCCGCCGTCCGCCGCGGAGATTCCGCCTCGAATACGACGGTGAAGCCTGA
- a CDS encoding class I SAM-dependent methyltransferase, translating to MTALHDRRMWERLTRRYHKRDWSGPGNFLTRREWEGARRLFDRHCKSIEGAIIDLGTGGGAFWRVLDLLPDRVIRIDIIRTYAPVSAVGSFVQADARHLPLVSCKVGCIVALGLTEYLNDLDAALHEWRRVITARGRLLLTWSPPGALGNQVRRLTKPPVYLRKDEAMLQHLTQSGWHPVCAVEHHGWQAMVVAGPV from the coding sequence TTGACAGCGCTACATGATCGTCGGATGTGGGAGCGACTTACCCGTCGTTATCACAAGCGCGATTGGAGCGGCCCCGGCAACTTCCTGACCCGTCGCGAGTGGGAGGGTGCACGACGACTTTTCGATCGGCATTGTAAGTCTATCGAAGGCGCAATAATCGATCTTGGCACCGGCGGGGGAGCCTTCTGGAGGGTCCTCGACCTCCTACCGGATCGCGTCATTAGGATTGACATTATTAGAACGTATGCCCCAGTCTCTGCCGTGGGATCATTTGTGCAGGCTGATGCGCGGCACTTGCCGCTGGTGTCATGTAAAGTGGGGTGTATTGTTGCGCTTGGACTGACTGAATATCTAAATGACTTGGATGCCGCCTTACACGAGTGGCGTCGGGTGATTACCGCCCGGGGACGACTATTGCTCACCTGGTCGCCGCCGGGCGCGTTAGGTAACCAAGTCCGCCGTTTGACTAAACCGCCTGTCTATCTGCGCAAGGATGAGGCGATGCTGCAACATTTAACTCAGTCCGGTTGGCATCCAGTCTGCGCAGTCGAACATCACGGCTGGCAGGCAATGGTGGTTGCCGGACCGGTTTGA
- the mutM gene encoding bifunctional DNA-formamidopyrimidine glycosylase/DNA-(apurinic or apyrimidinic site) lyase: MPELPEVESLRRHLESAAIGRTIVGIELPLPRIVRSGSLYDLTGLSIASITRHGKYLTFHLQDRRGHPSPHRLHAHLGMTGTFLFETRERNLDARDDRFVRARIILDRGSLAFRDARTLGGLWESNDNRTPYDDFGPDFFDPGFDADAFVAAVRGRRTPVKLALLDQSSVAGIGNIYASEALFSAGIHPARRASSIGIVRLKRLHKALGEIMTAAIASGGTTFRDFRLSDGREGAFKASLAVYGREGDPCQHCGTAIRRIVQGGRSSFYCPRCQRG, translated from the coding sequence ATGCCTGAACTGCCCGAAGTCGAATCCTTGAGACGGCATCTTGAATCGGCCGCCATTGGCCGGACGATCGTTGGGATCGAATTGCCTTTGCCGCGCATCGTGCGGTCGGGGAGTCTGTATGATCTGACCGGTCTAAGCATTGCGTCGATTACCCGGCACGGCAAGTATTTGACTTTTCATCTTCAAGATCGCAGGGGACACCCTTCACCACATCGTCTGCACGCTCATCTTGGTATGACCGGGACCTTCCTTTTCGAGACCCGGGAGAGAAATCTCGATGCCCGTGATGACCGGTTCGTTCGGGCTCGCATTATCCTCGACCGGGGCAGCCTCGCTTTTCGCGACGCTCGAACCCTGGGCGGACTTTGGGAAAGTAATGACAACCGGACACCTTACGACGACTTTGGCCCCGATTTCTTCGATCCGGGTTTCGATGCCGATGCGTTTGTCGCCGCTGTTCGCGGTCGGCGCACTCCCGTCAAACTTGCCCTGCTCGACCAATCGTCCGTCGCCGGTATCGGCAACATCTACGCCTCCGAAGCGCTGTTTTCCGCTGGAATTCATCCTGCCCGCCGCGCATCTTCTATCGGGATCGTCCGCTTGAAGCGCCTGCATAAAGCGCTGGGAGAGATAATGACCGCCGCGATTGCTTCGGGTGGGACGACCTTTCGCGACTTCCGCCTCTCCGACGGCCGGGAGGGAGCGTTCAAGGCCTCTCTCGCGGTCTATGGCCGGGAGGGCGATCCATGTCAGCATTGCGGAACCGCGATCCGGCGAATCGTTCAAGGCGGGCGCAGCAGTTTCTATTGCCCGCGCTGCCAGCGGGGATGA